In the genome of Muntiacus reevesi chromosome 5, mMunRee1.1, whole genome shotgun sequence, one region contains:
- the NEK2 gene encoding serine/threonine-protein kinase Nek2 isoform X1: MPTRVEDYEVLYTIGTGSYGRCQKIRRKSDGKILVWKELDYGSMTETEKQMLVSEVNLLRELKHPNIVRYYDRIIDRTNTTLYIVMECCEGGDLASVISKGTKERQYLDEEFVLRVMAQLTLALKECHRRSDGGHTVLHRDLKPANVFLDGKQNVKLGDFGLARILNHDTSFAKTFVGTPYYMSPEQMNRMSYNEKSDIWSLGCLLYELCALMPPFTAFNQKELAGKIREGKFRRIPYRYSDELNDIITRMLNLKDYHRPSVEEILENPLIADLVAEEQRRNPERRGRRSGEPEKLQDSSPVLSELRLKEMQLQEREAALKAREESLEQKERELCVRERLAENKLARAEGLLKNYSLLKEQRLLSLAGGPELFDLPSSIVKKKVHFSGESKENVVRGENSESQLTSKSKCKDLKKRLHAAQLRAQALSDIEKTYQLKSRQILGMR, from the exons ATGCCGACTCGGGTGGAGGACTACGAGGTGTTGTACACCATTGGCACGGGCTCCTACGGCCGCTGCCAGAAGATCCGCAGGAAGAGCGACGGCAAG atattagTTTGGAAAGAACTTGACTATGGCTCCATGACAGAAACTGAGAAACAAATGCTTGTTTCTGAAGTGAATTTGCTTCGTGAGCTGAAACATCCAAACATTGTCCGCTACTATGATAGAATTATTGACCGGACCAACACGACACTGTACATTGTAATGGAATGTTGTGAAGGAGGAGACCTAGCTAGTGTAATTTCAAAGGGAACCAAGGAAAG ACAATACTTGGATGAAGAGTTTGTTCTTCGTGTGATGGCTCAGTTGACTCTGGCTCTAAAGGAATGTCACAGACGAAGTGATGGCGGCCACACTGTGCTGCATCGGGATCTGAAACCAGCCAATGTCTTTCTGGATGGCAAGCAGAACGTTAAGCTTGGAGACTTTGGACTAGCTAGAATATTAAACCACGATACGAGTTTTGCAAAAACATTTGTTGGCACACCTTATTACATGTCTCCT GAACAAATGAATCGCATGTCCTACAACGAGAAATCGGATATCTGGTCACTGGGTTGTTTGCTGTATGAATTATGTGCGTTAAT gcccCCATTTACAGCTTTCAACCAGAAAGAACTAGCTGGGAAGATCAGAGAGGGCAAATTCAGGCGAATTCCATATCGTTACTCTGATGAATTAAATGACATTATTACGAGGATGTTAAATTTAAAG GATTACCATCGACCTTCTGTTGAAGAAattcttgagaatcctttgatAGCAGACTTGGTTGccgaagagcaaaggagaaatccTGAGAGAAGAGGGCGGCGATCAGGAGAACCAGAGAAGCTGCAGGACTCCAGCCCTGTGTTGAGTGAGCTGAGACTGAAGGAAATGCAGCTACAGGAGCGGGAGGCAGCCCTCAAGGCCAGGGAAGAAAGCTTGGAGC agaaagaacgCGAGCTTTGTGTCCGTGAGAGGCTGGCAGAGAACAAGCTGGCCAGAGCAGAAGGTCTGCTGAAGAACTACAGCCTGCTGAAGGAGCAGAGGCTCCTGTCTCTGGCGGGCGGCCCAG aACTGTTTGATCTCCCATCGTCGATCGTGAAGAAGAAGGTTCACTTCAGTGGGGAGAGTAAAGAGAACGTCGTGCGGGGTGAGAATTCTGAGAGTCAGCTCACCTCCAAGTCCAAGTGCAAGGACCTGAAAAAAAGGCTTCACGCCGCTCAGCTTCGCGCTCAAGCCCTGTCGGACATTGAGAAGACGTACCAGCTGAAAAGCAGGCAGATCCTGGGCATGCGCTAG
- the NEK2 gene encoding serine/threonine-protein kinase Nek2 isoform X2: MPTRVEDYEVLYTIGTGSYGRCQKIRRKSDGKILVWKELDYGSMTETEKQMLVSEVNLLRELKHPNIVRYYDRIIDRTNTTLYIVMECCEGGDLASVISKGTKERQYLDEEFVLRVMAQLTLALKECHRRSDGGHTVLHRDLKPANVFLDGKQNVKLGDFGLARILNHDTSFAKTFVGTPYYMSPEQMNRMSYNEKSDIWSLGCLLYELCALMPPFTAFNQKELAGKIREGKFRRIPYRYSDELNDIITRMLNLKDYHRPSVEEILENPLIADLVAEEQRRNPERRGRRSGEPEKLQDSSPVLSELRLKEMQLQEREAALKAREESLEQKERELCVRERLAENKLARAEGLLKNYSLLKEQRLLSLAGGPDSMLPSIKTN, from the exons ATGCCGACTCGGGTGGAGGACTACGAGGTGTTGTACACCATTGGCACGGGCTCCTACGGCCGCTGCCAGAAGATCCGCAGGAAGAGCGACGGCAAG atattagTTTGGAAAGAACTTGACTATGGCTCCATGACAGAAACTGAGAAACAAATGCTTGTTTCTGAAGTGAATTTGCTTCGTGAGCTGAAACATCCAAACATTGTCCGCTACTATGATAGAATTATTGACCGGACCAACACGACACTGTACATTGTAATGGAATGTTGTGAAGGAGGAGACCTAGCTAGTGTAATTTCAAAGGGAACCAAGGAAAG ACAATACTTGGATGAAGAGTTTGTTCTTCGTGTGATGGCTCAGTTGACTCTGGCTCTAAAGGAATGTCACAGACGAAGTGATGGCGGCCACACTGTGCTGCATCGGGATCTGAAACCAGCCAATGTCTTTCTGGATGGCAAGCAGAACGTTAAGCTTGGAGACTTTGGACTAGCTAGAATATTAAACCACGATACGAGTTTTGCAAAAACATTTGTTGGCACACCTTATTACATGTCTCCT GAACAAATGAATCGCATGTCCTACAACGAGAAATCGGATATCTGGTCACTGGGTTGTTTGCTGTATGAATTATGTGCGTTAAT gcccCCATTTACAGCTTTCAACCAGAAAGAACTAGCTGGGAAGATCAGAGAGGGCAAATTCAGGCGAATTCCATATCGTTACTCTGATGAATTAAATGACATTATTACGAGGATGTTAAATTTAAAG GATTACCATCGACCTTCTGTTGAAGAAattcttgagaatcctttgatAGCAGACTTGGTTGccgaagagcaaaggagaaatccTGAGAGAAGAGGGCGGCGATCAGGAGAACCAGAGAAGCTGCAGGACTCCAGCCCTGTGTTGAGTGAGCTGAGACTGAAGGAAATGCAGCTACAGGAGCGGGAGGCAGCCCTCAAGGCCAGGGAAGAAAGCTTGGAGC agaaagaacgCGAGCTTTGTGTCCGTGAGAGGCTGGCAGAGAACAAGCTGGCCAGAGCAGAAGGTCTGCTGAAGAACTACAGCCTGCTGAAGGAGCAGAGGCTCCTGTCTCTGGCGGGCGGCCCAG ATTCTATGCTGCCATCCATAAAGACAAACTAG